The Zingiber officinale cultivar Zhangliang chromosome 10A, Zo_v1.1, whole genome shotgun sequence genome contains a region encoding:
- the LOC122026507 gene encoding protein WEAK CHLOROPLAST MOVEMENT UNDER BLUE LIGHT 1-like: MSVGGCEELAITQTKGERKDARGRKPTGGISPEHRQRNTEKLKDGKEAYWKVVGGAGKEEYRRRSTETESPENTKKKVRKGGDKPGFINLRRKVMENIEKKVEQNISAPLSSDTNASATAHFNPNTQAVEGSDSSSKPHLHQRINVHEPESVVEPEEIPEHENEKRNSVEVSVEISIDSSSSTDSSNAEERSTMQPFELNLQKDFRQAKKNLLESTKSFKRGEVVDSNRGVIDTAVPFESVKEVVTKIGGILDWKAHKADTLKEFGSVKGRSFRHCRIPESGSVRNQNQVISELERIHIEISECKGQFEAAQEAKIQALRELEVTESIIEELQLKLEKAQKEEPRAKQDSELTQLRVKEVEQGITSEASLVTKALLEVAKERHEAAVVELASVKEELEALRGEKPLLINERDVAMSETQEVVSLAKEHRIGESLSRNEDYLRWKKELKMTEEEMHELDRQLALTKDLRHKLDTSTKLLQSLKDDLSKYMSEKLKQDSENNDKEKSDDETDKSAYQIQALDTTRKSLEEVRISMVRVKAKVDCLSVEAVSLKSALDAEKAAISTLKQKGGAALIVVSSLESDLDRTKQELEVVKIMERETKDKMMVLPMLLHQKTEEVDQAKAAALMARKQLRKAKEEAELAEASTSTRGKLLVALKEKEAAQESENVALTAAKVLQESAQTAQIGGKDSLPHLILPPDEYLTLNKRVHEAEELAHNKLAAAVAQIDEAKISQNISIERLKEACRELEECKEAFKVANDKAKKGQEEKLAAEQELRKWRTELEQRRKANDAVKASVAPLRSPPTVQNDELKSMRMEENDDVVHAGPGEIETGVVVKKKKAFFPRLAHLLPKKSTQQVNSRGPFACLHAYYFEA; this comes from the exons ATGTCGGTGGGAGGTTGTGAGGAACTCGCCATCACACAAACAAAGGGAGAACGAAAAGATGCGAGGGGAAGGAAGCCTACTGGAGGAATATCGCCGGAACACAGACAAAGAAACACCGAAAAACTCAAAGACGGGAAGGAAGCTTACTGGAAGGTTGTCGGAGGAGCAGGAAAGGAAGAATATCGTCGGAGGAGCACAGAGACAGAGTCGCCAGAGAACACGAAGAAGAAAGTGCGCAAAGGCGGCGACAAGCCCGGGTTTATAAACCTCAGG AGGAAGGTTATGGAAAACATTGAAAAAAAGGTTGAGCAAAACATTTCTGCACCTTTGTCATCGGACACTAATGCATCTGCAACCGCTCATTTTAATCCTAATACTCAAGCTGTGGAGGGTTCTGACTCATCATCGAAGCCACACCTTCACCAACGAATTAATGTTCATGAACCCGAATCAGTGGTTGAGCCTGAAGAAATTCCAGAGCatgaaaatgaaaaaagaaattCTGTTGAAGTCAGTGTTGAGATCAGTATtgattcttcctcctccaccgactCAAGTAATGCTGAAGAGAGATCCACAATGCAACCTTTCGAACTCAATCTCCAGAAGGATTTCAGACAAGCAAAAAAGAACTTGTTGGAGTCTACTAAATCATTTAAACGTGGAGAAGTTGTCGATTCAAACAGAGGAGTAATTGATACTGCAGTACCTTTCGAATCTGTTAAGGAAGTTGTGACCAAGATTGGAGGAATCCTTGATTGGAAAGCTCATAAGGCAGATACATTGAAG GAGTTTGGTTCTGTAAAAGGACGAAGCTTTCGCCATTGTAGGATCCCGGAGTCTGGCTCTGTACGAAACCAAAATCAAGTTATTTCCGAACTTGAGAGAATTCACATAGAAATTTCTGAGTGCAAAGGGCAATTTGAAGCTGCACAAGAGGCTAAAATCCAAGCATTGAGGGAGCTAGAAGTCACTGAGAGTATCATAGAAGAACTACAGTTGAAGCTTGAGAAAGCCCAAAAAGAAGAGCCCCGAGCAAAACAAGACTCTGAGCTGACCCAGCTGAGGGTGAAAGAAGTGGAGCAAGGTATTACTAGTGAAGCCAGCCTCGTCACTAAAGCACTGCTTGAGGTAGCCAAAGAAAGACATGAAGCGGCTGTTGTGGAACTGGCATCAGTAAAGGAGGAACTAGAAGCCTTACGAGGGGAGAAGCCTTTATTGATCAATGAAAGAGATGTAGCAATGAGTGAAACTCAGGAAGTTGTTTCTTTAGCAAAAGAACATAGAATTGGAGAATCCTTGTCAAGAAATGAAGATTACTTGAGATGGAAAAAGGAACTTAAAATGACTGAAGAGGAAATGCATGAGCTTGATCGACAACTTGCATTGACAAAGGATCTTAGACACAAACTAGATACGTCAACAAAATTACTACAGTCACTCAAGGATGATCTATCGAAGTACATGAGCGAAAAGTTGAAACAAGATTCTGAGAACAATGACAAAGAGAAATCAGATGATGAAACAGACAAAAGTGCGTACCAAATTCAGGCACTAGATACAACAAGAAAGTCACTTGAAGAAGTGAGGATTAGCATGGTGAGAGTGAAAGCTAAAGTGGACTGTCTTAGTGTTGAAGCTGTATCACTCAAGTCTGCACTTGATGCTGAGAAAGCAGCTATTTCGACGTTAAAGCAGAAGGGAGGTGCGGCATTGATAGTAGTTTCTTCTCTTGAATCTGATCTTGATAGGACAAAACAAGAACTTGAAGTGGTGAAGATAATGGAAAGGGAAACCAAAGACAAAATGATGGTGCTGCCAATGTTGTTACATCAAAAGACGGAGGAAGTAGATCAAGCTAAGGCAGCTGCTCTGATGGCAAGAAAACAGCTACGAAAAGCCAAGGAGGAAGCGGAGCTGGCAGAAGCCTCCACGAGCACAAGGGGCAAATTACTGGTAGCTCTGAAGGAAAAAGAAGCGGCTCAAGAATCAGAGAACGTTGCATTAACAGCAGCTAAAGTGTTGCAGGAGAGTGCGCAGACTGCACAAATCGGGGGCAAGGACTCTCTGCCACATCTGATCCTTCCACCAGATGAATACTTGACTCTCAATAAAAGAGTCCATGAAGCTGAGGAACTCGCACACAATAAATTGGCAGCCGCCGTCGCACAAATTGATGAGGCTAAGATATCACAAAACATTAGTATAGAGAGATTAAAAGAAGCATGTAGAGAGTTGGAAGAGTGTAAAGAAGCCTTTAAAGTGGCGAATGACAAGGCAAAGAAGGGCCAGGAAGAAAAATTGGCTGCAGAACAGGAACTGAGGAAATGGAGAACCGAACTTGAACAGCGAAGAAAAGCTAACGATGCAGTTAAAGCTTCAGTGGCTCCCCTGAGAAGTCCACCAACTGTGCAAAATGATGAACTCAAGAGCATGAGAATGGAAGAAAATGATGATGTAGTTCATGCTGGGCCAGGAGAGATTGAGACTGGTGTGGTAGTTAAGAAGAAGAAAGCATTCTTTCCAAGATTAGCTCATCTCTTGCCCAAGAAAAGCACCCAGCAAGTGAACTCACGGGGGCCATTTGCATGCTTGCATGCTTACTATTTCGAAGCTTGA